In a genomic window of Spirosoma agri:
- a CDS encoding PAS domain-containing protein — MQAQQRASRKEVALFNQLTELFDWNMSRRQRNAYSKKMETGFTLVLTDLTQTILWTSSNFLTMTGYSPMEAIGKTPSFLQGPKTDLVTTLNMRESLRKADFVKADITNYRKGGEPYVCRVQIDPLFDNQGELTHFLAVESELK, encoded by the coding sequence GTGCAAGCACAGCAGCGAGCCAGCCGGAAAGAAGTTGCACTGTTCAATCAGCTCACTGAGTTATTCGACTGGAATATGTCTCGGCGGCAACGGAATGCCTATAGCAAAAAGATGGAGACTGGCTTTACGTTGGTACTGACCGATCTTACACAGACAATTCTCTGGACAAGCAGTAACTTTTTGACAATGACCGGTTATTCGCCAATGGAAGCCATTGGTAAGACACCCAGTTTTTTGCAGGGTCCAAAAACCGATCTTGTCACGACACTGAATATGCGTGAGTCACTCAGAAAGGCCGATTTTGTAAAGGCAGACATCACGAATTACCGGAAAGGTGGCGAGCCTTACGTGTGCCGTGTGCAAATTGATCCGCTTTTCGACAATCAGGGTGAACTGACGCACTTTCTCGCAGTCGAAAGCGAATTGAAATAA
- a CDS encoding GNAT family N-acetyltransferase gives MKLTYRLATEADLIAIVRMLADDKLGAERENFQVPLPAVYQNAFKAIIADKQQELTVVELDQEIIATFQLTFTQYLTYQGGIRAQIEAVRVKVGHQRKGIGALVFRYAIERAREKGAHLLQLTTDKKRPEAKLFYESLGFVDSHDGMKLHL, from the coding sequence ATGAAATTAACCTATAGATTAGCTACGGAAGCGGACTTGATTGCTATTGTCAGGATGTTGGCAGACGATAAACTGGGCGCTGAGCGGGAAAACTTCCAAGTACCATTACCGGCTGTCTACCAGAATGCCTTCAAAGCCATTATCGCAGACAAACAACAGGAATTAACGGTCGTCGAGCTTGATCAGGAGATCATTGCCACGTTTCAGCTGACGTTTACACAATACCTGACCTATCAAGGTGGTATACGCGCTCAGATTGAAGCTGTTCGGGTGAAGGTCGGCCATCAGCGTAAAGGCATTGGCGCTCTTGTCTTCCGTTACGCTATTGAGCGGGCCAGAGAAAAAGGCGCTCACCTGCTCCAGCTAACCACAGACAAGAAGCGGCCCGAAGCAAAGCTATTTTACGAGTCGTTAGGGTTCGTCGACTCGCACGATGGGATGAAGCTTCATTTATAA
- a CDS encoding S10 family peptidase, whose translation MNHSITFLLIYLVTLTCSFAQTRSLKLDADVITNDKVTIKGKVVPYKATAGNQPVWDENGKPIASLFYVYYERSDVTDRTSRPLFISFNGGPGAASCWMHIGYTGPKRVLVDSEGYPTQPYGVTDNPNSILDVADIVYVEPVNTGFSRAVNDSIPKSKFFGVNADIKYLAEWLNVFVSRKNRWPSPKYLIGESYGTSRVSGLALELQNASWMYLNGVILVSPTDLGIERGGPIAAANMLPYYAATAWYHKVLAPDLQQKDLNDILPEVEQFTINELVPAITRGGFLEADKKKQMAAKVARYSGLSEKVVMEHNLIVPATFYWKELLRDKGYQIGRLDSRYLGIDRETAGDHPDYAAEYTSWQHSFTPAINYYLRQHLNYKTDLKYYIAGQTRPWDRDGANKDRTGENLRQAMAQNPYLHVLIQSGYFDGATDYFNAKFNMWHIDPSGKLKARLDWKGYRSGHMMYLRDEDMTTSTDDIRSFIQKTTPKPNQPAKY comes from the coding sequence ATGAACCATTCGATTACCTTCCTTCTGATTTACCTCGTTACCCTTACTTGTTCATTTGCCCAAACCCGTTCGCTGAAACTTGACGCCGACGTAATCACCAACGACAAGGTTACGATCAAAGGAAAAGTTGTTCCCTACAAGGCTACGGCTGGTAACCAACCCGTCTGGGACGAAAACGGAAAACCCATTGCCTCGTTGTTCTACGTCTATTACGAGCGGTCCGACGTGACGGACCGGACTTCCCGCCCGTTGTTCATCTCGTTTAACGGGGGACCCGGTGCTGCGTCCTGCTGGATGCACATCGGCTACACGGGCCCAAAACGCGTGCTGGTCGATAGTGAAGGGTATCCTACGCAACCTTACGGCGTTACTGATAATCCAAATTCTATTCTGGATGTGGCCGATATTGTCTACGTCGAACCCGTAAATACCGGCTTCTCCCGCGCTGTCAACGATTCGATTCCCAAATCGAAATTTTTCGGCGTCAATGCGGATATCAAGTACCTGGCCGAGTGGCTGAATGTGTTCGTGAGCCGCAAAAATCGCTGGCCTTCGCCCAAATACCTGATCGGCGAAAGTTACGGAACAAGTCGCGTATCGGGTCTGGCCCTGGAGCTTCAGAACGCCAGTTGGATGTACCTCAACGGAGTGATTCTGGTCTCGCCTACCGATCTAGGCATTGAGCGGGGTGGTCCAATTGCCGCGGCCAATATGCTGCCATACTACGCGGCTACGGCCTGGTATCACAAAGTCCTTGCTCCTGATTTGCAGCAGAAAGACCTGAACGATATACTACCCGAAGTGGAACAGTTCACGATCAATGAACTGGTGCCTGCCATTACGCGCGGGGGCTTTCTGGAAGCTGACAAGAAAAAGCAGATGGCGGCTAAAGTGGCCCGGTATTCCGGTTTGTCGGAGAAAGTCGTCATGGAGCATAACCTGATCGTGCCCGCTACGTTTTACTGGAAGGAATTACTGCGGGATAAAGGGTATCAGATCGGGCGTTTGGACTCGCGTTACCTCGGTATCGATCGTGAAACTGCCGGTGATCATCCGGACTATGCCGCTGAATATACCTCGTGGCAACACTCGTTTACGCCCGCCATCAATTACTACCTGCGTCAGCATCTCAACTACAAAACGGACCTGAAATACTACATTGCCGGACAAACCCGCCCCTGGGATCGCGACGGCGCGAACAAAGACCGAACCGGCGAAAACCTGCGGCAGGCCATGGCGCAGAACCCGTACCTGCACGTTCTGATTCAATCCGGTTATTTCGACGGCGCTACCGATTATTTCAACGCGAAATTCAACATGTGGCACATCGATCCGAGCGGTAAACTGAAAGCACGACTCGACTGGAAAGGCTACCGGAGTGGCCACATGATGTATTTACGGGACGAAGATATGACGACCTCGACCGACGATATCCGTTCGTTCATTCAGAAGACAACACCCAAGCCAAATCAACCCGCTAAATACTAA
- a CDS encoding S10 family peptidase has translation MKRIAILLLLSLTTGSFSFAQGQRGQRAAGGPPADAQAPKPASGPSAKATPGDLTLPMDSTVVTTHAVTIKGQRVPYTATVGTQPVWDENGKPIAGVFYTYYERSDVKDRTTRPLVISFNGGPGTASVWMHLAYTGPKLLNIDSEGYPLQPYIVKDNPNSILDVADIVYIDPVNTGYSRMANKDVPRAKFFGVNADIKYLAEWLNVFVSRKNRWPSPKYLIGESYGTTRVSGLALELQNASWMYLNGVILVSPTDLGINREGPVGAANLLPYYAATAWYHKVLPADLQQKDLTAMLPEVEQFTINELIPALAKGGFLEADKKKQMAAKVARYSGLSEKVVMEHNLMVPTNFFWKELLRAKGNTIGRLDSRYLGIDREDAGERPDYSPELTSWLHSFAAPINYYFRETLNYKTDLKYYMFGPVHPWARTGAEADNTGENLRQAMAQNPYLHLLVQSGYYDGACDYFGAQYNMWQMDPSGKLKPRMDWKGYQSGHMMYLRQEDLVKSNDDLRDFIKKSTPKPNQPAKY, from the coding sequence ATGAAACGGATTGCCATTTTATTGCTTCTAAGTCTGACAACAGGTTCGTTTTCGTTTGCACAGGGCCAACGTGGGCAACGGGCAGCCGGTGGCCCGCCCGCAGACGCACAAGCGCCTAAACCCGCTTCCGGTCCATCCGCAAAAGCAACTCCCGGCGACCTTACGTTACCGATGGACTCCACGGTCGTAACGACACATGCCGTAACCATCAAAGGCCAGCGCGTACCCTACACCGCTACTGTCGGTACGCAGCCGGTTTGGGACGAAAACGGCAAACCGATTGCGGGCGTCTTTTACACCTACTACGAGCGGTCGGACGTGAAAGACCGTACCACCCGCCCGTTGGTCATCTCGTTCAACGGGGGACCCGGCACGGCATCCGTGTGGATGCACCTTGCCTACACCGGCCCTAAGCTGCTCAACATTGACAGTGAAGGGTATCCATTGCAGCCGTATATCGTGAAAGATAATCCTAACTCCATTCTGGATGTAGCTGACATTGTGTACATCGATCCGGTCAATACCGGCTATTCGCGGATGGCGAACAAAGATGTGCCTCGGGCAAAATTCTTCGGTGTAAACGCGGATATCAAGTACCTGGCCGAGTGGCTGAATGTATTCGTGAGCCGCAAAAATCGCTGGCCTTCGCCTAAGTACCTGATCGGGGAAAGCTACGGCACCACGCGCGTATCGGGTCTGGCCCTGGAGCTTCAGAATGCCAGCTGGATGTACCTCAACGGAGTGATTCTGGTCTCGCCTACCGATCTGGGTATCAACCGGGAAGGGCCAGTGGGAGCCGCTAATCTGCTGCCATACTACGCAGCTACGGCCTGGTATCATAAAGTGCTGCCCGCCGATCTACAGCAAAAAGATTTGACGGCTATGCTGCCCGAAGTAGAGCAATTTACCATTAACGAGTTGATTCCGGCTCTGGCAAAAGGCGGTTTTCTGGAAGCCGACAAGAAAAAGCAGATGGCGGCTAAAGTGGCCCGCTATTCCGGTTTGTCGGAGAAAGTTGTGATGGAACATAATCTGATGGTGCCAACGAATTTTTTCTGGAAAGAGTTACTGCGCGCCAAGGGAAATACAATTGGGCGGCTGGATTCCCGCTATCTGGGCATCGACCGGGAAGACGCTGGCGAACGCCCTGACTATTCGCCCGAGCTAACATCGTGGCTGCACTCCTTTGCGGCTCCCATCAACTACTATTTCCGGGAGACGCTGAATTACAAAACGGACTTGAAATACTACATGTTTGGACCAGTGCATCCGTGGGCACGGACGGGCGCGGAAGCGGACAATACGGGCGAAAACCTGCGGCAGGCGATGGCGCAGAACCCATACCTGCATCTGTTGGTGCAGTCGGGTTATTACGATGGTGCCTGCGACTATTTTGGCGCTCAGTACAACATGTGGCAGATGGACCCAAGCGGAAAGCTCAAACCCCGAATGGACTGGAAAGGCTACCAGAGCGGTCACATGATGTACCTGCGTCAGGAAGATCTGGTCAAATCGAACGACGACCTGCGCGACTTTATCAAAAAGTCGACACCCAAGCCGAACCAACCCGCTAAATATTAA
- a CDS encoding alpha/beta fold hydrolase produces MKRFWLVLRWSLLVIVVLAIGTLLAAWFIDSRQTDQELVDEFKGQRIRPTVHHYQIKDGSEQPRTIRFMETPALPGDSALPVVLFVHGAPSSLSFFNEFFKDTSLLNRAQLVAVDRPGYGYSDYGRVETSVVQQAKFLQPLIDRYRNAPYLMVVGSSYGGSVSARLAMNNPDEVNHVVFVSSALGPGLERTYPISHWVDTPLLRWGIPPLLRLANDEKLAHREALEAILPDWPKIRANITMLHGQRDELVYPTNVSFAQQHLINAQVKQFLLPENRHDIVFNKREYMTEILLNILSHYNVKDTAKPQPIALKKAAKGLYSSVLIH; encoded by the coding sequence ATGAAACGGTTTTGGCTTGTACTTCGCTGGAGCCTGCTGGTTATTGTTGTTCTGGCTATCGGAACATTATTGGCGGCTTGGTTTATTGATTCCCGACAAACAGATCAGGAACTGGTTGATGAGTTCAAAGGGCAGCGTATACGGCCTACGGTGCATCATTACCAGATCAAAGACGGCAGTGAACAACCGCGCACCATTCGATTCATGGAAACGCCAGCCTTACCGGGTGACTCAGCACTGCCAGTCGTACTTTTCGTGCACGGGGCTCCCAGTTCGCTTTCGTTTTTCAACGAGTTCTTCAAGGATACTTCGCTACTGAACCGTGCGCAACTGGTAGCGGTCGATCGACCCGGCTACGGGTATTCGGATTACGGACGTGTCGAAACATCGGTTGTTCAACAAGCCAAGTTTTTACAGCCGCTCATCGATCGATACAGAAATGCACCCTATCTGATGGTTGTCGGATCGTCATACGGCGGATCGGTATCGGCCCGGTTGGCGATGAACAATCCCGACGAGGTCAATCATGTTGTCTTTGTGTCGTCAGCACTTGGACCAGGGCTGGAACGAACTTACCCGATCAGTCACTGGGTCGATACACCGCTGCTACGCTGGGGCATTCCGCCATTGCTTCGACTGGCCAACGACGAAAAATTAGCGCATCGAGAGGCACTGGAGGCCATCTTGCCCGACTGGCCTAAGATCAGGGCGAACATCACGATGCTGCACGGTCAACGCGACGAATTGGTTTACCCGACCAACGTGTCTTTTGCGCAACAACATCTGATCAACGCGCAGGTGAAACAATTTTTACTTCCCGAAAACCGGCATGATATCGTGTTCAACAAGCGCGAGTACATGACGGAGATTCTGTTGAATATTTTGAGTCATTATAACGTAAAGGACACGGCCAAACCGCAACCGATAGCGTTAAAAAAAGCTGCGAAAGGTCTGTATTCCTCCGTCCTGATTCACTAG
- a CDS encoding AraC family transcriptional regulator: MKVLDFTPPVPKEDSVVVDEDILPYFYNYFHRHRQLQITLIIRGEGTLMAGNYSQLFRPGDIYILGANQPHIFKSDPTYFANTDKLNAHAIHIYFDQDRIPADFFNLPELESITSFLTTTQHGFQLPREYTSYVGKIITKLPAKSNLERLLTLLKLFDYFSKEVRGWKSLDSGVSSSYFPDGEGLRMNEVFQYTLEHFAENITLNKIAEIAHITPHAFCKYFKKHTRKTYNAFLNEIRIGEACKKIINSNHDGISTIAYSTGFNSATNFNRVFRKTTGMSPRDYMREYKSKANLHTN; the protein is encoded by the coding sequence ATGAAAGTGTTGGACTTTACGCCCCCGGTTCCTAAAGAGGATTCGGTAGTAGTGGATGAAGACATCCTGCCTTATTTTTATAATTATTTTCACCGCCATAGACAATTACAAATCACCCTGATTATTCGTGGTGAGGGTACACTGATGGCCGGCAATTATAGTCAACTATTTAGGCCGGGTGATATTTATATTTTAGGCGCTAATCAACCCCACATATTCAAATCAGATCCAACCTATTTTGCGAATACGGATAAACTAAATGCGCACGCTATTCACATTTATTTTGACCAGGACCGTATTCCCGCTGACTTTTTCAATCTTCCCGAATTAGAATCCATTACCAGTTTTCTTACGACCACACAGCACGGCTTTCAGCTCCCCCGTGAGTATACGAGCTATGTGGGAAAAATAATAACTAAACTCCCGGCCAAATCGAATTTAGAGCGACTGCTGACCCTGCTAAAATTATTTGATTATTTCTCGAAAGAAGTACGTGGCTGGAAGTCACTAGATTCTGGCGTGTCGAGCAGCTATTTTCCTGACGGTGAAGGACTACGGATGAATGAAGTTTTTCAGTACACATTAGAGCATTTTGCGGAAAATATCACCCTCAACAAAATTGCCGAGATTGCCCATATTACTCCCCACGCTTTTTGCAAGTATTTTAAAAAGCACACCCGGAAAACCTACAACGCGTTCCTGAACGAAATTCGGATTGGTGAAGCCTGTAAGAAGATTATCAACAGCAATCACGATGGTATTTCTACCATAGCCTACTCGACAGGGTTCAATAGTGCGACCAACTTTAACCGTGTTTTTCGAAAAACGACGGGGATGTCGCCGAGGGATTACATGAGGGAGTACAAGAGCAAGGCTAATCTCCACACGAATTAA
- a CDS encoding VOC family protein, with protein MHIEHIALWVRDLERMRTFYETYFGAVANEKYTNTTKQFSSYFLTFPDGGSRLELMQMPGVPNTKNDAFAQFTGLIHIAICVGSEASVNALTERLRTDGYPIVGEPRRTGDGYYESVVLDPELNRLELTA; from the coding sequence ATGCATATCGAACACATTGCCCTCTGGGTCCGCGATCTGGAGCGGATGCGCACCTTTTATGAAACGTATTTCGGCGCGGTTGCCAACGAAAAATATACCAACACGACCAAGCAGTTTTCATCGTACTTCCTGACGTTTCCCGATGGCGGATCACGGCTGGAACTGATGCAGATGCCCGGCGTTCCTAATACCAAGAACGATGCATTCGCCCAATTTACCGGACTGATTCACATTGCAATTTGCGTTGGTAGTGAAGCTTCCGTCAATGCCTTGACCGAGCGGTTGCGGACAGACGGGTATCCGATCGTGGGTGAACCGCGCCGAACGGGTGATGGGTATTACGAAAGTGTTGTGTTAGATCCTGAATTGAATCGTCTTGAACTGACCGCCTAG
- a CDS encoding tetratricopeptide repeat protein: MLKSYVLLILFLCATGLLRAQQVGDTKAAQALLEKTRTEVRSQFQKRTTGRALVVKRMLDLGLWPEATDALKAGKGLSAAEKPLLWAEYYWLTNDFQRAETEVKRALTTDKNNSWAKRVKAVLAIEAWDLQNAETQCKNLLASNPNDEETSLVLGRALLLQKKYPEALAVAQALQKKNPKLAAAYLLEANVYFWDQHPEQAEAPLVKSLTLDPLNADARFSYGYAIWRRIDATQLNDMAAQWQLALDINPLHFQTHWHWGNGHTNLTYADYADKNEKEIREKLKEVDKLFRANKLADAVGVTRQVAQQYPTSVLPAMHRASIYYSDFDNPNRKANLDSAEQIFRTILATKKHYGPAHNGLSAVIKSKRIPYLMTYDSITNVLRTTKINDPENFANVFPDLSYYSGDRAKAMVWNQMYTSVVYFPFLSKQGNAFVVPPLHIDLAIAMRSPYFRFSTTFDNRQWMDIRGVGSGAAAIEYVERGAYQERNVVLHEYVHLFHGRVLTDAENRQIRERYYHAMKNKLTLDYYSQNNESEYFAQTYPAYFESMKVHPLDFKSMNITAELKSKDPAMYQFLDALVKKERAYLNGDQSVMASNWAQVYINLSNKVIKSDSIKAGKYLDTALVYDNKYQPAYLAYARLKQQQKDFDKALSYIKAAETIDPGYAPVYAAYSQLEEAKYTPDKPLDELVKTQARWLQKALDLEKDFQTRASVAIQLREMYFQNGRVSQAIKAAEDYAANGPDVSTYLRDRRDDAKAFAAAQRAMLGYADQLDALNKLVLQRPQNYELRGLYADALFANGRYQAGIETMKQVQRILEAGKNGRTDFDLSIAENYAKLAKQDSLVYYLDKVLAEKSDLDPVHKQRLVRLLASANRLPEAQTLFASLPSTGNAVYQSAALQSKGMIHALMGKQDEAITYFKQSLDRNPYNVDSYVGLASLYKQASKPAELKGLVAQINQLDIKPGAIAGL; this comes from the coding sequence ATGTTGAAATCGTACGTTCTGCTTATCCTCTTCCTGTGTGCGACGGGCCTGTTGCGGGCGCAGCAGGTGGGTGACACCAAAGCCGCGCAGGCACTTCTGGAAAAGACCCGTACGGAGGTGCGCAGTCAATTTCAGAAAAGGACAACCGGTCGGGCACTGGTTGTAAAGCGGATGCTGGATCTTGGTCTCTGGCCGGAAGCGACCGATGCGCTAAAAGCGGGGAAAGGGTTGAGTGCCGCCGAGAAGCCGCTGCTATGGGCCGAGTATTACTGGTTGACCAACGATTTTCAACGGGCCGAAACGGAAGTTAAGCGAGCGCTGACTACCGATAAAAACAATAGCTGGGCCAAACGGGTAAAGGCAGTACTGGCTATTGAAGCCTGGGATCTGCAAAACGCCGAAACGCAATGCAAAAACCTCCTTGCCAGCAACCCGAACGATGAGGAAACCTCACTGGTTTTGGGACGGGCTCTGCTGCTACAAAAGAAATACCCCGAGGCACTGGCTGTTGCACAGGCACTTCAGAAGAAAAATCCGAAACTGGCAGCTGCCTATCTGCTGGAAGCCAACGTTTACTTTTGGGATCAGCACCCCGAACAGGCCGAAGCGCCTTTAGTGAAGTCGCTCACGCTCGATCCTCTGAATGCCGATGCCCGGTTTAGCTATGGATACGCCATCTGGCGACGAATCGACGCGACCCAGCTAAACGACATGGCCGCGCAGTGGCAACTGGCCCTCGACATCAACCCGCTTCATTTTCAGACGCACTGGCACTGGGGCAACGGCCATACGAACCTGACATATGCCGACTACGCGGACAAGAACGAGAAAGAAATCCGCGAAAAACTCAAGGAAGTCGATAAGCTGTTTCGGGCCAATAAGCTGGCGGATGCCGTTGGCGTCACGCGTCAGGTAGCGCAGCAATACCCAACATCGGTACTGCCCGCCATGCACCGGGCCTCGATTTATTACAGCGATTTCGACAACCCGAATCGCAAAGCTAATCTGGACTCCGCCGAGCAGATCTTCCGGACGATTCTGGCGACCAAAAAGCATTACGGTCCCGCGCATAACGGGCTCTCAGCCGTTATCAAGTCGAAGCGGATACCGTATCTGATGACGTACGACTCCATTACGAACGTGCTTAGAACTACGAAGATCAATGATCCGGAGAACTTCGCTAACGTCTTCCCCGACCTGAGCTACTATTCGGGTGACCGGGCCAAAGCGATGGTCTGGAATCAGATGTATACCAGCGTGGTCTACTTTCCTTTCCTATCGAAACAGGGAAATGCGTTCGTTGTGCCACCGCTACACATCGATCTGGCCATTGCGATGCGGTCGCCTTATTTCCGCTTCTCGACAACGTTCGATAACCGGCAGTGGATGGATATTCGGGGGGTGGGCAGCGGAGCAGCCGCCATCGAATACGTAGAGCGGGGAGCCTATCAGGAGCGGAACGTGGTCTTGCACGAATACGTCCACCTGTTTCATGGCCGGGTGCTCACTGATGCCGAAAATCGTCAGATTCGTGAACGCTATTACCACGCGATGAAAAATAAGCTCACGCTGGATTACTACTCGCAAAACAACGAATCCGAATATTTTGCGCAGACCTATCCCGCTTACTTTGAGTCGATGAAAGTGCATCCGCTGGATTTCAAGTCGATGAACATCACGGCGGAGTTGAAAAGCAAAGACCCGGCCATGTACCAATTTCTGGACGCGCTGGTCAAGAAAGAACGTGCCTATCTGAATGGTGATCAGTCGGTCATGGCGTCGAACTGGGCGCAGGTTTATATCAATCTGAGCAACAAAGTCATCAAATCGGACTCGATAAAAGCGGGCAAATACCTCGATACAGCGTTGGTTTACGACAACAAATACCAACCGGCTTATCTAGCCTACGCCCGACTCAAGCAACAACAAAAAGACTTCGATAAGGCCCTGAGCTACATCAAGGCCGCCGAGACGATTGATCCTGGTTACGCCCCCGTTTACGCGGCCTATTCGCAATTGGAAGAAGCGAAATACACGCCCGACAAGCCTCTCGACGAGTTGGTGAAAACGCAGGCCCGTTGGTTGCAGAAAGCCCTTGATCTGGAAAAAGACTTTCAGACCCGCGCCAGTGTGGCTATTCAGTTGCGGGAGATGTATTTTCAGAACGGCAGGGTCAGTCAGGCCATTAAAGCTGCCGAAGACTATGCTGCCAACGGCCCGGATGTGTCCACGTATTTGCGAGACCGGCGCGATGATGCCAAAGCGTTTGCCGCGGCTCAACGGGCCATGCTGGGCTACGCCGATCAACTCGACGCGCTAAACAAGCTGGTGCTCCAACGACCGCAGAACTACGAATTGCGTGGTCTGTACGCCGATGCCCTATTCGCTAACGGACGCTATCAGGCAGGCATCGAAACCATGAAACAGGTTCAGCGCATTTTGGAAGCGGGCAAAAACGGGCGTACCGATTTTGATCTGAGCATCGCCGAAAATTACGCGAAACTTGCTAAGCAGGATTCGCTGGTGTATTATTTGGATAAAGTGCTGGCTGAAAAATCGGACCTCGATCCTGTTCACAAACAGCGCTTGGTGCGCCTGCTGGCTTCGGCAAATCGACTGCCCGAAGCACAAACCCTGTTCGCCAGCTTACCATCGACGGGTAATGCTGTGTATCAATCAGCGGCTTTACAGTCCAAGGGGATGATTCACGCGTTGATGGGTAAGCAGGATGAAGCCATAACGTATTTTAAACAATCGCTGGATCGCAATCCGTACAACGTCGACAGTTACGTGGGGTTAGCCAGCTTATATAAACAGGCCAGCAAGCCGGCTGAATTAAAAGGGCTGGTTGCACAAATCAATCAACTGGATATCAAGCCGGGCGCGATTGCGGGGTTATAA
- a CDS encoding proline dehydrogenase family protein codes for MENSAIIIHVYSKIANALFALLSLIDLRKNSMNVKTKISFDNTEQAFVYKSNAQLKKTYRLFQLMNQSWLVKAGTKLTILAVDWRLPINGLLRSTIFEQFVGGETLAETTAIVDKLNQYGISLIMDYGAEGKESEADFDGAKNEFIQVIKHAAQHDNIDFISIKLTALARFALLEKLNNTSIISAEKIAVDTAQLNLAEKKEWQNVVGRVSELCAFAAEKKVGILIDAEESWIQNTIDAVTMQAMQQYNKETVLIYNTIQLYRHDRFEFLKRCHDIALENKFVLGVKIVRGAYMEKERRKAGQVNSSSPIQIDKSASDKDFNAAITYCIQHIDTVSVIIASHNEYSAQLAVQLLDEANLPFNHPHVHFSQLYGMSDNITFNLAKQNCNVSKYLPYGPIKDVIPYLMRRAQENSSVAGQTSRELFLIEKEIKRRGI; via the coding sequence TTGGAGAACTCTGCAATAATTATCCATGTTTACTCTAAAATTGCCAATGCCCTTTTCGCGTTACTTTCATTAATAGATTTGAGGAAAAACAGCATGAATGTGAAGACTAAAATCTCGTTCGACAATACTGAGCAGGCTTTTGTTTATAAGTCAAATGCACAATTGAAAAAAACATACCGGCTGTTTCAACTGATGAATCAGTCCTGGCTGGTTAAAGCAGGGACAAAATTGACAATTCTGGCTGTCGATTGGCGGTTGCCAATCAATGGCTTACTTCGGTCAACAATTTTCGAGCAGTTCGTTGGCGGAGAAACACTCGCAGAAACGACGGCTATCGTCGATAAATTAAACCAGTACGGCATTAGTCTTATTATGGATTATGGTGCCGAGGGAAAAGAAAGTGAAGCCGATTTTGATGGGGCAAAAAATGAATTTATTCAGGTTATCAAGCACGCTGCCCAGCACGACAATATTGACTTCATCAGTATTAAGTTGACCGCATTGGCACGATTTGCTTTGCTGGAAAAATTAAATAATACATCTATAATTTCAGCGGAGAAAATTGCCGTAGATACAGCCCAATTAAATTTGGCGGAGAAAAAGGAATGGCAAAATGTAGTCGGCAGAGTATCCGAATTGTGTGCATTCGCGGCAGAGAAAAAAGTGGGTATTTTGATTGACGCTGAAGAGTCGTGGATACAAAATACGATCGACGCCGTAACCATGCAGGCTATGCAGCAATACAATAAAGAAACCGTATTGATTTACAATACGATACAACTTTATCGCCACGATCGATTCGAATTTTTAAAACGGTGCCACGACATAGCCCTGGAGAATAAATTTGTGCTGGGCGTTAAAATTGTCCGGGGTGCTTATATGGAAAAAGAGCGGAGAAAAGCGGGTCAGGTCAATAGCTCCTCCCCTATCCAAATCGATAAATCAGCGAGCGATAAAGATTTCAACGCAGCGATCACCTACTGCATTCAGCACATCGATACCGTTTCGGTGATCATTGCCTCACACAATGAGTATAGTGCTCAGTTGGCGGTTCAATTGCTCGACGAAGCAAATTTACCGTTCAATCACCCACATGTCCATTTTTCCCAGTTATATGGCATGAGCGACAATATTACGTTCAATCTGGCCAAGCAGAATTGTAATGTCAGCAAATATTTACCGTATGGACCTATCAAGGATGTAATCCCTTATTTGATGAGACGGGCACAGGAAAACAGCTCCGTTGCTGGCCAGACCAGTAGGGAGCTGTTTTTGATCGAGAAAGAAATAAAGAGGAGAGGCATTTAA